A stretch of Halocalculus aciditolerans DNA encodes these proteins:
- a CDS encoding helicase C-terminal domain-containing protein, producing MKSARIHEEFPAPSYRGTQERALSDVRDAFEAGNDVVLVRAPTGSGKSLLARAIMGCADRADEVSPSEPTGAYYTTPQVSQLDDVAEDDLLEDLKLIRGKRNYSCILPSEENTPVDRAPCARERGYDCAVKHRCPYFADRSIASARDYAAMTLAYFMRTAGSEVFRTRDVCVIDEAHGLAEWAEMYATIELSPRTVPIWGDLNVPDVDGRVEGAARFADRVIAASESAKDELLGQDELTADEAAERDRLQELIGELEWFVEDYRDHESATTWVVDQDGSDITVKPMNPERYLKHTVWDRANRFALLSATILNKQAFCRSVGLDPSNVALVDVDHTFPVENRPLYDVTQGRMTYDERDATLPKVAETIGRVMAAHPEEKGIVHCHSYGIQERLHDHLRELGLGDRVRTHASENRDAELEAWKASDDPEAFLSVKMEEALDLKGDLARWQVLCKAPFLNTGDSRVAQRLEDGQWAWYYRAALRTLIQACGRVVRAPDDYGDTYIVDGSILDVFERARTDMPPWFAEQVDRMSEPELPELDAELATAATSEGTPTSRTQSTPTNTAENDGKRSAARASDESSAGESEGSSRERSSPMADVWDVD from the coding sequence GTGAAGTCCGCGCGCATCCACGAGGAGTTCCCCGCGCCGTCCTACAGAGGAACGCAGGAGCGGGCGCTCTCGGACGTTCGGGACGCGTTCGAGGCGGGGAACGACGTGGTGTTGGTGCGCGCGCCGACGGGGTCGGGGAAGTCGCTGCTCGCGCGCGCCATCATGGGGTGTGCGGACCGGGCGGACGAGGTGTCGCCGTCGGAGCCGACGGGGGCGTACTACACGACGCCGCAGGTGAGTCAGCTGGACGACGTCGCCGAGGACGACCTGCTGGAGGACCTCAAGCTGATTCGGGGGAAGCGGAACTACTCGTGTATCCTGCCGAGTGAGGAGAACACGCCGGTCGACCGCGCGCCGTGTGCGCGAGAGCGGGGGTACGACTGCGCGGTGAAGCATCGGTGTCCGTACTTCGCGGACCGTTCGATCGCGTCGGCGCGTGATTACGCGGCGATGACGCTGGCGTACTTCATGCGGACCGCCGGGAGCGAGGTGTTCAGGACGCGTGACGTCTGCGTCATCGACGAGGCGCACGGGCTGGCGGAGTGGGCGGAGATGTACGCGACCATCGAGCTGTCGCCGCGGACGGTCCCCATCTGGGGCGACCTGAACGTGCCGGACGTCGACGGGCGCGTGGAGGGCGCGGCGCGCTTCGCGGACCGCGTCATCGCGGCGTCGGAGAGCGCGAAGGACGAACTCCTCGGGCAGGACGAGCTGACGGCGGACGAAGCCGCAGAACGCGACCGCTTGCAGGAGCTCATCGGAGAGCTGGAGTGGTTCGTGGAGGACTACCGCGACCACGAGTCGGCGACGACGTGGGTGGTCGACCAGGACGGGAGCGACATCACGGTGAAGCCGATGAATCCCGAGCGCTACCTCAAACACACCGTGTGGGACCGCGCGAACCGGTTCGCGCTCCTCTCGGCGACGATCCTCAACAAGCAGGCGTTCTGCCGGAGCGTCGGTCTCGACCCGTCGAACGTCGCGCTCGTCGACGTCGACCACACCTTTCCCGTCGAGAACCGCCCGCTCTACGACGTGACGCAGGGGAGGATGACGTACGACGAGCGGGACGCGACGCTCCCGAAGGTCGCGGAGACCATCGGGCGCGTGATGGCCGCCCACCCGGAGGAGAAGGGCATCGTGCACTGCCACTCCTACGGCATTCAGGAACGGCTCCACGACCACCTCCGAGAGTTAGGGCTCGGCGACCGCGTGCGTACGCACGCCTCGGAGAACCGGGACGCCGAGTTGGAGGCGTGGAAGGCGAGCGACGACCCGGAGGCCTTCCTGTCCGTGAAGATGGAGGAGGCGCTCGACCTGAAGGGCGACCTCGCGAGGTGGCAGGTGCTCTGCAAGGCCCCGTTCCTCAACACGGGCGATTCGCGGGTCGCACAGCGCTTAGAGGACGGCCAGTGGGCGTGGTACTACCGCGCCGCGCTCCGCACGCTCATTCAGGCGTGCGGGCGGGTCGTGCGCGCGCCGGACGACTACGGCGACACGTACATCGTCGACGGCAGCATCCTCGACGTCTTCGAGCGCGCGCGCACCGACATGCCGCCGTGGTTCGCCGAGCAGGTCGACCGGATGAGCGAGCCGGAGCTCCCCGAGCTCGACGCCGAGTTGGCGACGGCGGCGACGAGCGAGGGAACGCCGACGTCGCGCACGCAGTCGACGCCGACGAACACGGCAGAAAACGACGGGAAGAGGAGTGCCGCGCGAGCGAGCGATGAGTCGTCCGCCGGCGAGTCAGAGGGGTCGAGTCGCGAGCGTTCCAGCCCGATGGCGGACGTCTGGGACGTCGACTGA
- a CDS encoding DUF7561 family protein — MSTRRCEGCGRRVHVAGGIGDFWDFGTLKKPDPGGLVLEFGDGSEFFLCTECIERLPEDADQSDVEALAAGDVDSEGEDVGSA; from the coding sequence ATGAGCACGCGACGCTGCGAGGGCTGCGGCCGGCGCGTCCACGTCGCCGGTGGCATCGGCGACTTCTGGGACTTCGGGACGCTGAAGAAACCCGACCCCGGCGGTCTCGTCTTGGAGTTCGGCGACGGGAGCGAGTTCTTCCTCTGCACGGAGTGCATCGAGCGCCTCCCCGAGGACGCCGACCAGTCCGACGTCGAAGCGCTGGCCGCCGGCGACGTCGACTCCGAGGGCGAGGACGTCGGCTCGGCGTGA
- a CDS encoding S1 domain-containing protein → MSSNLRPLSIESPTGESYTATMVVGVDESGNDATGSDYYVAVAVRALRADETALVSAMVENDLRPFEHKSVSTVRHRGMTPEERQERVGGFITDLDETDVSWSAVVCSGSHSNRAHAAASSVAAKKSITSALATDAERIAQSRAVLLHDGKPDPYQGFTDTLRRQTRSDFDTGFEQGVCPVYLAFLQDADRTYPESNAADYVAGYIRNYLNDGGSLTAIDGPVDSLDSSWIQPAERPVQPYHLEDVRPVKGEGVRSLVLAWLLGRGIPNEPAPTTDNPYRALVDEIDNSVVKTYLLEEL, encoded by the coding sequence ATGTCGTCAAACCTCCGTCCCCTATCGATTGAGTCACCGACGGGGGAGAGTTACACCGCCACGATGGTCGTCGGAGTCGACGAATCAGGTAACGATGCGACGGGGAGCGACTACTACGTCGCTGTTGCGGTGCGCGCCCTGCGAGCGGACGAAACTGCGCTCGTTTCAGCGATGGTAGAGAACGACCTTCGACCGTTCGAACATAAGTCGGTCTCTACCGTTCGGCACCGCGGGATGACTCCTGAGGAGCGACAGGAGAGAGTCGGAGGCTTCATAACGGATTTGGACGAGACTGATGTCTCGTGGTCCGCAGTCGTCTGCTCCGGCTCACATTCGAATAGAGCGCACGCTGCCGCGTCTAGTGTGGCTGCAAAGAAGTCGATAACGTCGGCGCTCGCCACCGATGCAGAGCGAATCGCACAGAGCCGCGCCGTTCTCCTTCACGATGGCAAACCTGATCCGTATCAAGGATTCACCGACACCCTTCGACGGCAGACGAGAAGCGACTTCGATACCGGGTTCGAGCAGGGAGTGTGTCCGGTTTATCTCGCTTTTCTTCAGGACGCCGACAGAACGTATCCAGAATCGAACGCAGCAGATTACGTGGCGGGATACATTCGGAACTACCTGAACGACGGTGGTTCGTTGACTGCCATAGACGGCCCGGTGGATTCGCTCGATAGTTCATGGATTCAGCCCGCTGAACGCCCGGTTCAGCCGTATCACCTCGAAGACGTCCGCCCGGTAAAGGGTGAGGGCGTTCGCTCTCTCGTCCTGGCGTGGCTACTGGGACGTGGAATACCGAACGAACCGGCACCGACGACGGATAACCCGTACAGAGCACTTGTCGACGAAATCGACAATTCGGTCGTGAAGACGTATCTGCTCGAAGAGCTCTGA
- a CDS encoding YkgJ family cysteine cluster protein: protein MDVNCEGCAGCCVDWRPLVDAPGHDHERRGPRQPLDDTYNLVPLTRADVRAFVDAGLADALTPRVWRAEADDDSVEIDGYDLAAIGDRPVFFVGIRKPPKPVAPFDADAHWLPACAFLDPDTLQCRIHGSERYPAECADYPGHNLVLDVETECERVEAAWGGERLRDDTPPDDLPGFLLGPAAVGEKVFAYPDPDDLDGVVGRIAAGDPTKRDRARFVAAACGHAPGTLATNDAKREQAFETAMAADSWVGRAIDEWTERADTDTPDPGLGERVEDARGAPSTPGWS, encoded by the coding sequence ATGGACGTGAACTGCGAGGGGTGTGCGGGCTGCTGCGTCGACTGGCGGCCGCTCGTCGACGCGCCCGGTCACGACCACGAGCGCCGCGGGCCGCGACAGCCGCTCGACGACACGTACAATCTCGTGCCGCTGACTCGCGCGGACGTCCGCGCGTTCGTCGACGCCGGCCTCGCGGACGCGCTCACGCCGCGCGTCTGGCGCGCGGAAGCCGACGACGACTCGGTCGAAATCGACGGCTACGACCTCGCCGCCATCGGCGACCGCCCCGTCTTCTTCGTCGGCATCCGGAAACCCCCGAAGCCCGTCGCGCCCTTCGACGCCGACGCGCACTGGCTCCCCGCCTGCGCCTTCCTCGACCCGGACACCCTCCAGTGTCGCATCCACGGCTCCGAGCGCTATCCGGCTGAGTGCGCGGACTACCCCGGCCACAACCTCGTGCTCGACGTCGAGACGGAGTGCGAGCGCGTCGAGGCCGCGTGGGGCGGCGAGCGCCTCCGCGACGACACGCCGCCCGACGACCTCCCCGGCTTCCTCCTCGGCCCCGCCGCCGTCGGCGAGAAGGTCTTCGCCTACCCCGACCCCGACGACCTCGACGGCGTCGTCGGGCGCATCGCGGCCGGCGACCCGACGAAGCGGGACCGCGCGCGCTTCGTCGCCGCCGCCTGCGGCCACGCCCCCGGCACGCTCGCCACGAACGACGCGAAACGCGAGCAGGCGTTCGAGACCGCGATGGCCGCCGACTCCTGGGTCGGCCGCGCCATCGACGAGTGGACGGAGCGCGCCGATACGGACACCCCCGACCCCGGACTCGGCGAGCGCGTGGAGGACGCGCGGGGCGCGCCGTCGACGCCCGGGTGGAGTTAA
- a CDS encoding NAD(P)H-binding protein, giving the protein MHVLVTGANGFVGRRLTPALVAAGHDVTALVRDASAYDAPDGVRVVEGDLLDPATARPAFDGVEAAFYLVHSMTAGGDFEERDRRIAESFADMAAAAGVARVVYLGGLGADADDLSPHLRSRREVETVLRDAAYDLTVLRAAIVVGAGSVGFDIVVQLAKRLPIMTTPRWVRTPCQPIASADLVAYLVGVLDHPETAGETYEVGGPDVLTYEAMIRRVAALLGKHPVVLPVPVLSPGLSAHWVDLVTDVPREVAHPLIEGMKNPVVVTDDRIRDVVPVELTSFDDAATAALRAMGEGVRR; this is encoded by the coding sequence ATGCACGTGCTCGTCACCGGCGCGAACGGCTTCGTCGGCCGCCGCCTCACCCCCGCGCTCGTCGCCGCCGGTCACGACGTCACCGCGCTCGTCCGCGACGCGAGCGCGTACGACGCCCCCGACGGCGTCCGCGTCGTCGAAGGCGACCTCCTCGACCCCGCGACCGCCCGCCCGGCCTTCGACGGCGTCGAGGCCGCCTTCTACCTCGTCCACTCCATGACCGCCGGCGGCGACTTCGAGGAGCGCGACCGCCGAATCGCCGAATCGTTCGCCGACATGGCCGCCGCCGCCGGCGTCGCCCGCGTCGTCTACCTCGGCGGCCTCGGCGCGGACGCCGACGACCTCTCCCCGCACCTCCGCTCCCGCCGCGAGGTCGAAACCGTCCTCCGCGACGCCGCCTACGACCTCACCGTCCTCCGCGCCGCCATCGTCGTGGGCGCGGGGTCGGTGGGCTTCGACATCGTCGTCCAACTCGCGAAACGCCTCCCCATTATGACGACGCCGCGATGGGTGCGCACGCCCTGCCAGCCTATCGCGTCCGCCGACCTCGTCGCCTACCTCGTCGGCGTCCTCGACCACCCCGAAACGGCCGGGGAAACCTACGAGGTCGGCGGCCCCGACGTCCTCACCTACGAGGCGATGATTCGACGCGTCGCCGCCCTCCTCGGGAAACACCCCGTCGTCCTCCCCGTGCCCGTGCTGTCTCCCGGTCTCTCCGCACACTGGGTGGACCTCGTCACCGACGTCCCCCGCGAGGTCGCCCACCCGCTCATCGAAGGCATGAAAAATCCCGTCGTCGTCACCGACGACCGCATCCGCGACGTCGTCCCCGTCGAGCTGACGAGTTTCGACGACGCCGCGACCGCCGCGCTCCGCGCCATGGGGGAGGGCGTCCGCCGGTGA
- a CDS encoding DUF7530 family protein translates to MTAPESLDVPRAAWAYESILDALPGVSVPPWVAVGGHFAGFEALVLLGAWLDGRWAAVLPATVVVAVAAAGSAFTFDIAARVRERDPPDWYVSRLFASNVEFLFAVTAYAVFLTAALTRDPGLVGDFAGGYPLPTFVALVVAWDVSYRIAAGWWAAVLSLYRTLRDPSTARRFRGVDARIAAFALAQLALVPVVHAPGRLWLSLAICGHVLAVLAVLATAEVVGRVSSDSAS, encoded by the coding sequence GTGACCGCGCCGGAATCACTGGACGTCCCGCGCGCCGCGTGGGCGTACGAGAGCATCCTCGACGCCCTCCCCGGCGTCTCCGTGCCGCCGTGGGTCGCCGTCGGCGGCCACTTCGCCGGGTTCGAAGCGCTCGTGCTCCTCGGCGCGTGGCTCGACGGTCGATGGGCCGCCGTCCTCCCCGCGACCGTCGTCGTCGCCGTCGCCGCCGCCGGGAGCGCCTTCACCTTCGACATCGCCGCGCGCGTCCGCGAACGCGACCCGCCCGACTGGTACGTCTCCCGCCTCTTCGCCTCGAACGTCGAGTTCCTGTTCGCCGTCACCGCCTACGCCGTCTTCCTCACCGCCGCGCTCACCCGCGACCCCGGCCTCGTCGGCGACTTCGCCGGCGGCTACCCCCTCCCGACGTTCGTCGCGCTCGTCGTCGCGTGGGACGTCTCCTACCGCATCGCCGCCGGCTGGTGGGCCGCCGTTCTCTCCCTCTACCGGACGCTCCGCGACCCGTCGACCGCCCGCCGCTTCCGCGGCGTCGACGCCCGCATCGCCGCGTTCGCGCTCGCCCAGCTCGCACTCGTCCCCGTCGTCCACGCGCCCGGCCGCCTGTGGCTCTCGCTCGCCATCTGCGGACACGTGCTCGCAGTCCTCGCCGTTCTCGCTACCGCAGAAGTCGTCGGCCGCGTCAGTTCCGATTCAGCTTCTTGA
- a CDS encoding DUF5786 family protein, whose protein sequence is MSIGSFDEDEHERRERKNASVDISDDDERTNFRGKIEYDSGDSAERLIDQFKKLNRN, encoded by the coding sequence ATGTCAATCGGTTCTTTCGATGAGGACGAGCACGAACGGCGCGAGCGGAAGAACGCGAGTGTCGACATCTCCGACGACGACGAGAGAACGAACTTCCGGGGGAAGATCGAATACGATTCGGGAGACTCCGCGGAGCGGCTCATCGACCAGTTCAAGAAGCTGAATCGGAACTGA
- a CDS encoding DUF5789 family protein, with translation MALKDVWQLCESQSYPATASELAANSGDATISHPGGDASLADVLETAGETEFSNADEAAAAVYGALPAESVGRIGYSDRDPTPMGVDGGEQKSL, from the coding sequence ATGGCATTGAAAGACGTCTGGCAGTTGTGCGAGTCTCAGAGCTACCCGGCGACGGCGAGTGAGCTCGCGGCGAACAGCGGCGACGCGACCATCTCCCACCCCGGTGGGGACGCCTCGCTCGCGGACGTGCTGGAGACCGCGGGCGAGACGGAGTTCTCGAACGCGGACGAGGCCGCGGCGGCCGTCTACGGGGCGCTCCCCGCGGAATCTGTCGGGCGTATCGGTTACTCGGACCGCGACCCGACCCCGATGGGTGTCGACGGCGGCGAGCAGAAGTCGCTCTGA